In Nicotiana tabacum cultivar K326 chromosome 17, ASM71507v2, whole genome shotgun sequence, one DNA window encodes the following:
- the LOC142171859 gene encoding uncharacterized protein LOC142171859 has translation MDEIYKWSLRSSSLHKSNVFKVKRFNDVHTCPEMSRLFSQRHATSSAIAKMICNKYANPKIIYTPADIMSEMKQQYGINMSYVKAYRTKEKVLELLRGIPRKSYTKLSGHLYMINMTNPGKFFPLAYAVVDSENDASWEWFFEMFRQAFGERERMCIVSDRHASILKGASIVYPEVSHCVCIFYLWNNIKKQFKKNHDRLREVFFAMARAYKIEDFNRPMQDMDSIDKRVRGYLFQVGFEKWSITHFTVNRSMNNTNRMTAMSTFAGLEKKYNEVLKETSYLSHKMTVRPSTDYVYVVIDTEQRRNIVCLQKRECLCKRFQVDEIPCPHAMAVLDYTHIEAPKYCSAYYTNQYFKKTYEVPINPLPDETTWDLPT, from the exons ATGGATGAAATTTACAAATGGAGTCTTAGATCTTCAAGtctacacaaatcaaatgtctTCAAGGTTAAACGGTTCAATGATGTTCACACTTGCCCAGAGATGAGTAGACTGTTTTCACAACGTCATGCTACTTCGTCAGCCATTGCAAAAATGATTTGCAACAAATATGctaatccaaaaataatatacacTCCAGCAGACATCATGAGCGAAATGAAACAACAGTATGGGATTAATATGAGTTACGTAAAAGCTTATAGAACAAAAGAAAAGGTGCTTGAACTGCTAAGAGGGATACCACGCAAATCTTATACTAAACTGTCGGgtcacttgtatatgataaatatgacaaatccTG GTAAATTTTTTCCACTAGCATATGCTGTTGTCGATTCTGAAAATGATGCTTCCTGGGAATGGTTTTTTGAAATGTTTAGACAGGCTTTTGGGGAAAGAGAAAGGATGTGCATCGTATCCGATCGTCATGCAAGCATATTGAAGGGTGCTTCAATTGTGTATCCAGAGGTATCTCACTGTGTATGCATCTTTTATCTTTGGAATAACATAAAGAAGCAGTTCAAGAAGAACCATGATCGGCTGAGAGAAGTATTTTTTGCAATGGCTAGAGCATACAAAATTGAAGATTTTAATCGCCCCATGCAAGATATGGACAGCATTGATAAGAGGGTAAGAGGTTACCTGTTCCAAGTTGGTTTTGAAAAGTGGTCCATAACGCATTTCACTGTTAATAGATCCATG aataatacaaatagaaTGACTGCAATGAGTACATTTGCTGGCCTAGAAAAAAAATATAACGAAGTACTGAAGGAAACTAGCTATTTGTCGCATAAGATGACG GTGAGGCCTTCAACCGATTATGTATATGTAGTAATTGATACTGAACAAAGGCGGAACATAGTATGCTTGCAAAAAAGAGAATGCTTGTGTAAACGATTTCAAGTGGATGAGATTCCTTGTCCACATGCTATGGCAGTATTGGACTACACACACATAGAAGCACCCAAATATTGTTCTGCCTATTACACCAACCAATACTTCAAGAAGACATATGAAGTTCCAATTAATCCACTTCCAGATGAAACTACATGGGATCTTCCAACATAG